One segment of Vibrio mimicus DNA contains the following:
- a CDS encoding site-specific integrase: MVTVINSKNFDVPRIYPPSSKSKSIQLSGFPTFYSKDNEYLLPVNLWLNYLVNIRKAVDVTVSVRALKRYWQFLETNNYSWDNFPANDYLKPTYRFRNDDLLKAARSGEIAFSTASMYILHVIKFYEWAAHERFITFTEESKPFNYQIVHIANTGMMNHNNPRFAVRSTDLRIRKPARNEQQKLNPLSQQELLCFADCLRECSEEFIIHQLLQIQSGLRVEEACTFPFSVVEMPQQHIRRYEVELGAHNGVHTKFNKTRKVEIPNQLMRRMYDYLVSERRLKREQKTNNTNKTLLLNNLGNPLCSNNIQQHFRRLKHHIHQKHNIIFNHRTHDLRATYGTYRLDSLMNHLPVGDALALIMGWMGHKDDKTTWKYLRYLRKEKANQNAIVMLDQILEEAML; encoded by the coding sequence ATGGTTACTGTCATAAATTCGAAAAATTTTGATGTTCCCCGAATCTATCCGCCATCAAGCAAATCGAAATCCATTCAATTAAGTGGATTTCCTACCTTTTACTCTAAAGACAACGAATACCTGCTACCGGTGAACCTTTGGCTCAATTACTTGGTGAATATTCGAAAAGCAGTCGATGTAACAGTGAGTGTTCGCGCTCTTAAGAGATATTGGCAGTTCTTAGAAACAAATAATTATTCCTGGGATAATTTTCCAGCAAACGACTATCTAAAACCCACCTATCGATTCAGAAATGATGACCTGTTAAAAGCAGCTAGAAGCGGTGAGATCGCTTTTTCGACAGCATCTATGTACATTCTTCATGTCATAAAGTTCTATGAATGGGCAGCTCATGAAAGATTTATCACCTTCACCGAAGAGAGCAAACCATTTAATTATCAGATAGTTCATATTGCCAATACAGGAATGATGAATCATAACAATCCGAGGTTCGCAGTACGTTCAACTGATCTAAGAATCAGGAAACCGGCCAGAAATGAACAGCAGAAACTCAATCCATTATCTCAGCAAGAACTATTATGTTTCGCCGACTGCCTCAGAGAGTGTTCCGAAGAATTTATCATTCATCAACTACTACAAATACAGTCTGGATTACGCGTTGAAGAAGCTTGTACATTTCCATTTTCGGTTGTGGAAATGCCTCAACAACATATTCGTCGATACGAAGTTGAACTCGGAGCTCATAACGGCGTACATACAAAATTCAACAAAACGCGCAAAGTAGAAATACCTAACCAGCTAATGCGCAGAATGTATGACTATTTGGTTAGTGAACGACGACTCAAACGGGAACAGAAAACTAATAATACAAATAAAACGCTTCTCCTTAACAATTTAGGTAACCCGCTTTGTAGTAACAACATCCAGCAACATTTTCGTCGCCTAAAACACCACATCCACCAGAAACACAATATTATCTTTAATCATCGCACTCATGACTTGAGAGCGACCTATGGAACCTATCGCCTCGATTCATTAATGAACCATCTCCCAGTTGGCGATGCCTTAGCTTTGATCATGGGATGGATGGGGCACAAAGACGATAAAACCACATGGAAATACCTTCGATATTTGAGAAAAGAAAAAGCAAACCAAAATGCGATTGTGATGCTTGACCAAATATTGGAGGAAGCAATGTTATGA